In Prevotella sp. oral taxon 475, one DNA window encodes the following:
- a CDS encoding aminopeptidase C: MKRIFLAALVAFTTTSLCAKTPKTKTTTNKNKPVFTVVKENKITSIKDQNRSGTCWDYATMSFIESEILKASGKTYNLSEMFIASKNYMDRAVKAVRTHGDVSFAQGGSFDDPIYVIKTHGIVPEEAMALPGTMTGDSLANFGEFFDVLSPYVAAVAKSKSKKLSPAWKNGLQGILDAYLGKCPENFTYEGKSYTPKSFAESLGLDWDNYITFTSYTHHPWYKKFAVEVQDNWRWAQSYNVPIEDLTRIIDNAIMNGYTIGWGGDVTEDGFTRKGLGIAIDAKKVRSMAGTDADRWFKLSATEKKSRYDSLGINAPELVPTQEMRQEAYDNWETTDDHGMHIFGIAKDQNGREYYMVKNSWGTYGDYKGIWYMTKAYVALKTMDFMVNKNAVPKDILEKIGL; the protein is encoded by the coding sequence ATGAAAAGAATCTTCCTTGCCGCACTCGTTGCCTTCACGACAACGAGCCTCTGTGCAAAAACGCCTAAAACAAAGACAACAACCAACAAGAACAAGCCTGTGTTCACCGTTGTGAAAGAGAACAAAATCACCAGTATTAAAGACCAAAATCGCAGCGGAACTTGCTGGGATTACGCCACGATGAGCTTCATCGAGAGCGAGATTCTCAAGGCTTCAGGTAAGACTTACAACCTGAGCGAGATGTTTATTGCCAGCAAAAACTATATGGATCGTGCCGTTAAGGCCGTTCGTACGCATGGAGACGTGTCTTTTGCGCAAGGAGGTAGTTTCGACGACCCTATTTATGTCATCAAAACACACGGTATTGTGCCCGAAGAAGCCATGGCTCTGCCGGGAACAATGACTGGCGATTCGTTGGCCAACTTCGGCGAATTTTTCGACGTGCTGTCGCCCTATGTCGCCGCGGTAGCAAAGAGTAAGAGCAAAAAGCTGTCTCCGGCCTGGAAGAATGGTCTGCAAGGCATCCTTGATGCCTACTTGGGTAAATGTCCCGAGAACTTCACTTACGAAGGGAAGAGCTACACGCCGAAGTCGTTTGCCGAGAGTCTCGGGCTGGATTGGGACAACTATATTACCTTCACCAGCTATACACACCATCCTTGGTACAAGAAGTTTGCCGTGGAAGTGCAAGATAATTGGCGATGGGCGCAGAGCTATAACGTTCCCATCGAAGATCTGACCCGCATCATCGACAATGCCATTATGAACGGATATACCATCGGATGGGGCGGCGATGTGACCGAAGATGGATTCACCCGCAAAGGACTGGGCATTGCTATCGATGCAAAAAAGGTTCGGTCGATGGCTGGCACAGATGCCGACCGTTGGTTCAAGCTCTCGGCCACAGAGAAAAAGAGTCGCTACGACTCGTTGGGCATCAACGCTCCGGAACTGGTTCCTACGCAGGAGATGCGTCAGGAGGCTTACGACAACTGGGAAACCACCGACGATCATGGCATGCACATCTTCGGTATTGCCAAGGATCAGAATGGAAGGGAATATTATATGGTGAAAAACTCCTGGGGAACGTATGGCGACTATAAAGGTATTTGGTATATGACCAAGGCTTACGTGGCTCTGAAGACAATGGATTTCATGGTAAACAAGAATGCTGTTCCGAAAGACATTCTTGAGAAAATAGGGTTGTAA
- a CDS encoding patatin family protein, protein MQIGRNTGLVLEGGGMRGIFTCGVLDAFMKHGRWFNYVVAVSAGAGNGASYISRQPRRARISNIDFLARYNYLSLRHLLRQGCIFDPDLLYDKIPNELLPFDYDAFFANPAVFEIVTTNCQTGAAMYLSETQNRQRMLDIVRASGSLPFVSKIVEVDGVPMLDGGIVDSIPVMRAIETGHETNVVVLTRNYGYRTPGRDHKIPPFIYKHYPRLRVALSRRIEVYNEQLQLVEDLESQGRIACIRPIRPMEVGRMERDTTKLERLYEEGFELGEKFCIAHAI, encoded by the coding sequence ATGCAAATCGGACGGAATACGGGATTGGTGCTTGAGGGAGGAGGAATGAGAGGTATTTTCACCTGTGGTGTGCTTGATGCTTTTATGAAACATGGCCGGTGGTTCAACTATGTGGTAGCGGTCTCTGCCGGAGCGGGTAACGGTGCGTCGTACATCAGTAGGCAACCGCGGCGCGCACGCATCTCCAACATCGATTTCCTGGCGAGATACAACTATCTCAGTCTACGTCATCTGCTGCGTCAAGGTTGTATTTTCGATCCTGATTTGCTGTATGATAAAATTCCCAACGAATTGCTTCCATTCGACTATGACGCGTTTTTTGCCAATCCCGCAGTCTTCGAAATCGTAACCACCAATTGTCAAACGGGAGCTGCTATGTATCTCTCCGAAACGCAAAACCGCCAACGTATGCTCGACATCGTTCGCGCTTCAGGCAGTCTGCCCTTTGTTAGTAAGATTGTAGAAGTGGATGGCGTGCCGATGCTCGATGGCGGAATCGTTGACAGTATTCCCGTGATGCGAGCCATAGAAACGGGCCATGAAACCAACGTGGTGGTTCTAACGCGCAACTATGGTTATCGAACGCCGGGTCGCGACCACAAAATTCCTCCTTTCATCTACAAACATTATCCTCGCTTGCGGGTAGCACTCAGTAGGCGGATCGAGGTCTATAACGAGCAACTTCAGCTCGTAGAAGACCTTGAAAGTCAAGGTCGTATCGCTTGTATCCGACCGATCCGACCCATGGAAGTAGGGCGGATGGAGCGCGATACCACCAAATTGGAACGGCTTTATGAAGAGGGCTTTGAGTTGGGGGAGAAATTCTGCATCGCGCACGCTATATAA
- a CDS encoding FimB/Mfa2 family fimbrial subunit: protein MKKITTNMLLLLSGVLLASCEKPILENEPKVKAGEMNIVFNVSAIEMVPFPALSPQSRSMVSIDQVCSRISLALFKGEEKVKSVNQTRRDAHFGRLTVTVPKGTYKVVIIAHNGAGTATISSPSKIKFTNNKVTDTFYYCGDVTVEEAGQQTLTLERAVAMFQLNISDAMPEKIARLVFRYTGGSSTFDAVSGQGCIKSKEMETREVSAEQYGKPSSFQIYTFPRADSQELRIQVSAESKTGEEVIKREFLEVPIQKGQIARYTGNFFDGYVDAQSRELGLQVDTVWKRIERFY, encoded by the coding sequence ATGAAAAAGATAACAACTAACATGCTTTTATTGCTGTCCGGAGTGCTACTTGCATCGTGCGAAAAGCCGATTTTGGAGAATGAACCAAAGGTGAAAGCCGGCGAGATGAATATCGTATTCAATGTATCGGCCATAGAGATGGTTCCTTTCCCAGCGCTCTCACCGCAGTCGCGATCGATGGTAAGTATTGATCAAGTGTGCAGTCGCATTAGTTTGGCTCTCTTTAAGGGTGAAGAGAAGGTGAAGTCTGTTAATCAGACGCGGAGAGATGCTCATTTCGGTCGATTGACTGTAACTGTTCCCAAGGGTACTTACAAAGTGGTGATTATCGCTCACAACGGAGCAGGCACGGCAACGATTAGCAGTCCTTCCAAAATCAAGTTTACCAACAACAAAGTGACCGACACCTTTTATTATTGCGGCGACGTGACAGTAGAAGAGGCCGGACAGCAGACTCTCACCCTCGAACGAGCCGTAGCGATGTTTCAGCTCAACATCAGCGATGCCATGCCCGAGAAGATCGCCCGATTGGTATTTAGATACACGGGTGGCAGTAGCACGTTCGATGCTGTGAGTGGACAGGGATGCATTAAGTCGAAAGAGATGGAGACGCGTGAGGTCTCAGCAGAACAATATGGCAAGCCCAGTTCCTTTCAGATTTACACTTTCCCCCGTGCCGACAGTCAGGAGCTTCGCATACAGGTTTCGGCAGAATCTAAGACGGGAGAAGAAGTCATCAAACGGGAATTTTTGGAGGTTCCTATCCAAAAAGGGCAGATAGCAAGATACACGGGAAATTTCTTCGACGGTTATGTCGATGCACAATCGCGAGAACTTGGTTTGCAGGTGGATACTGTGTGGAAACGAATCGAGAGATTTTATTAA
- a CDS encoding SRPBCC family protein translates to MSTFESSIREIQFTQTAVFNTLSDLSNLERVKDKLPQDKLEQFAFDKDSLTISVNPVGQIKLRIIEREAPKCIKFETEESPLPFNMWIQVVPLGEKACKIKLTIKAELNPFIKGMVKKPLSEGLEKVADMLQLIQYE, encoded by the coding sequence ATGTCTACTTTTGAAAGCAGTATCCGTGAGATACAATTTACGCAGACAGCGGTGTTCAACACCCTCAGCGATCTCTCTAACTTGGAACGCGTGAAAGACAAACTGCCGCAGGATAAGCTCGAACAGTTTGCTTTTGATAAAGATTCGCTCACCATCAGTGTGAATCCTGTTGGGCAGATCAAACTTCGTATCATCGAACGCGAGGCCCCCAAATGTATCAAGTTCGAAACGGAAGAGTCGCCCTTACCCTTCAATATGTGGATTCAGGTGGTGCCATTAGGTGAGAAAGCCTGCAAAATCAAGCTCACCATTAAGGCCGAACTTAATCCCTTTATCAAAGGTATGGTGAAGAAACCTCTTTCCGAGGGACTGGAAAAGGTGGCCGACATGCTTCAGCTCATTCAGTACGAATGA
- the pyrE gene encoding orotate phosphoribosyltransferase — MNPLKKDFAERLLKVKAIKLQPNEPFTWASGWRSPFYCDNRKTLSFPQLRSFIKQELVHAVLKHFPQADAVAGVATGAIAQGALVADALHLPFVYVRSKPKDHGLENLIEGELEPRAKVVVIEDLISTGGSSLKAVEALRRSGCTVVGMVAAYTYGFAVAEEAFREADVQLVTLTDYDHVVAQALATGYITPADVELLNDWRRSPQTW, encoded by the coding sequence ATGAATCCTCTGAAAAAAGATTTTGCTGAGCGTTTGCTCAAGGTAAAAGCCATTAAATTGCAGCCCAACGAACCTTTCACGTGGGCATCGGGATGGCGTTCGCCCTTCTATTGCGACAACCGCAAGACACTTTCGTTCCCCCAATTGCGCAGTTTCATCAAACAAGAATTGGTGCATGCCGTGTTGAAACATTTTCCCCAGGCCGACGCTGTGGCAGGAGTGGCTACGGGAGCGATTGCACAAGGCGCGCTCGTGGCCGATGCTCTGCATCTGCCTTTTGTGTATGTGCGTAGTAAACCCAAAGACCACGGACTGGAAAACCTGATCGAGGGCGAACTCGAACCACGTGCTAAGGTGGTGGTGATAGAAGATCTCATCTCGACGGGCGGTAGCAGTTTGAAAGCCGTTGAAGCCCTCCGGCGGTCGGGATGCACGGTGGTGGGCATGGTGGCAGCTTATACTTACGGTTTTGCTGTGGCCGAAGAAGCCTTCAGAGAGGCCGATGTGCAACTCGTGACGCTCACCGATTACGACCATGTAGTAGCTCAAGCCTTGGCCACGGGATATATTACGCCAGCCGATGTAGAACTGTTGAACGACTGGAGAAGGAGTCCACAGACGTGGTAA
- a CDS encoding purine-nucleoside phosphorylase yields MYRKIQETASWLRQRMTTNPKTAIILGTGLGQLASEITDRYEFPYSKIPNFPVSTVEGHAGKLIFGRLGGKDIMAMEGRFHYYEGYDMKEVTFPQRVMYELGIETLFVSNASGGMNPSFCIGDLMVIDDHINFFPEHPLRGKNFPTGPRFPDMHEAYDKNLRSLADDIAKEKGIRVMHGVYVGVSGPTFETPAEYKMYHRLGGDAVGMSTVPEVIVARHCGIKVFGMSIITDLGLEDQPVEVSHEEVQEAANKAQPLMTEIMREMIRRSA; encoded by the coding sequence ATGTACAGAAAAATTCAAGAAACAGCATCCTGGTTAAGGCAAAGGATGACCACAAATCCCAAAACGGCCATTATCCTGGGAACAGGACTGGGACAATTAGCTTCAGAAATAACCGATAGATACGAATTTCCCTATAGTAAGATACCCAATTTCCCCGTCTCTACGGTAGAGGGGCATGCAGGAAAGTTGATTTTTGGCCGTCTTGGTGGAAAAGATATAATGGCTATGGAAGGTCGGTTTCACTACTATGAAGGTTATGACATGAAGGAAGTGACTTTCCCACAACGTGTGATGTACGAGTTGGGCATTGAGACGCTCTTTGTTTCCAATGCCTCGGGAGGGATGAATCCCAGTTTCTGCATCGGCGATCTCATGGTGATTGACGACCATATCAACTTCTTCCCTGAGCATCCATTGCGTGGAAAGAATTTTCCCACGGGTCCTCGCTTCCCAGATATGCACGAAGCCTATGATAAAAATCTGCGCTCATTGGCCGACGATATTGCTAAGGAGAAAGGTATTCGAGTGATGCATGGCGTATATGTAGGCGTTTCTGGACCGACATTTGAAACGCCTGCCGAGTATAAAATGTATCATCGCTTGGGGGGCGATGCAGTAGGAATGAGTACCGTTCCCGAGGTAATCGTAGCACGCCATTGCGGCATCAAGGTGTTTGGCATGAGTATTATTACCGATTTAGGATTGGAGGATCAGCCTGTAGAAGTGAGTCATGAAGAGGTACAGGAAGCTGCCAACAAGGCACAGCCGTTGATGACCGAGATTATGCGAGAGATGATAAGGAGAAGTGCCTGA
- a CDS encoding aminopeptidase P family protein — MFSKETYIRRRAELKKLVQSGIVLIFGNNESPCNFPNNGYYPFRQDSSFLYYFGVQRDGLVGVIDIDNDTETLIGDDIDIDDIVWYGSVDSVQEMASQVGVTHSAPMKQLKTLCHEAMRQKRKLHFLPPYRHDIKLQLFDLLGIHPNQQKDAASMPLIRAVIKMRSVKEDQEVEELERAAEIGYRMHTTAMKLVRPGVTEKFVGGQVSGIAHSYGAMVSFPTIFSQHGEIMHGNPSMALLEEGRLALCDAGAETINNYCSDNTRTMPVGGKFTQRQLEIYSIVEACHDHALELSKPGVKYYDVHMGVCRMMTDRLKELGLMRGDTEEALQAGAHAMFLPHGLGHMMGMDVHDMESLDQRYVGYDEEIQPSTQFGTSALRMGRRLEKGFVVTDEPGIYFIPALIDSWKACGHCKDFLNFDLLESYKDFGGIRLEDDILITDEGCRIIGKQVIPYHPKDVEDYMAS; from the coding sequence ATGTTTAGCAAAGAAACCTACATTCGTCGGCGTGCCGAGCTGAAGAAGCTGGTACAAAGTGGCATCGTTCTGATCTTCGGCAATAACGAGTCGCCTTGCAATTTTCCAAACAACGGTTATTATCCTTTCCGTCAGGATTCGTCGTTTTTGTATTATTTCGGTGTGCAACGCGATGGTCTTGTCGGTGTGATCGACATTGATAACGACACGGAAACATTGATTGGAGACGATATAGACATTGACGACATCGTATGGTATGGCTCGGTAGACAGCGTACAGGAAATGGCTTCACAGGTGGGTGTGACCCACTCGGCCCCCATGAAGCAGCTAAAGACGCTCTGCCATGAGGCTATGCGGCAGAAACGTAAGCTGCATTTCCTGCCACCTTATCGGCATGACATCAAGTTACAACTGTTCGACCTGCTGGGGATTCACCCCAATCAGCAGAAAGATGCGGCCTCGATGCCACTCATCCGCGCGGTGATCAAGATGCGCTCGGTGAAAGAAGACCAAGAAGTGGAGGAACTGGAACGCGCCGCCGAGATAGGTTATCGGATGCATACAACGGCGATGAAGCTTGTACGGCCGGGCGTTACGGAGAAGTTTGTGGGCGGACAGGTGAGCGGAATCGCCCATTCCTATGGGGCAATGGTAAGCTTTCCGACCATCTTCTCGCAACATGGCGAAATCATGCATGGCAATCCCTCGATGGCTTTGCTCGAGGAAGGCAGACTGGCTCTGTGCGATGCAGGAGCCGAAACGATCAACAACTATTGCTCAGACAATACCCGCACAATGCCCGTCGGCGGAAAATTCACGCAGCGGCAGCTTGAAATCTACAGCATTGTAGAGGCTTGTCATGACCACGCTTTAGAGCTGTCGAAGCCTGGTGTGAAGTATTATGACGTGCACATGGGCGTGTGCCGGATGATGACCGACCGATTGAAGGAGCTCGGACTGATGCGAGGCGACACCGAAGAGGCTCTTCAGGCCGGTGCACATGCGATGTTCTTGCCGCACGGATTGGGGCACATGATGGGCATGGATGTGCACGACATGGAGTCGCTCGACCAGCGTTATGTGGGCTACGACGAAGAGATTCAACCTTCCACACAATTCGGCACCAGTGCTTTACGTATGGGCAGACGTTTGGAAAAGGGCTTTGTCGTGACCGACGAACCGGGTATTTATTTCATTCCGGCTCTAATCGACAGTTGGAAAGCCTGTGGTCACTGCAAGGATTTCTTGAACTTCGACCTCTTGGAAAGCTACAAAGACTTCGGCGGAATCCGCTTGGAAGACGACATTCTCATCACCGACGAGGGTTGCAGAATCATCGGTAAACAGGTGATACCTTATCATCCCAAAGACGTTGAAGACTATATGGCATCGTGA
- a CDS encoding PepSY-associated TM helix domain-containing protein: MKKKTWLKHHRYFGLVLAFFILMFCVSGIVLNHPELFARMELSRGVLPDSYRYKQWNNGLLRGTEKWQGKVLVYGNCGVWLTDRAARRFIHFSKGMEQGADNRNIRGLALMPGGEVFAAGTYQLYRLGRGNVWMHQEMGLPDGERISDVTSHGDSLIVTTRSRIYVARRPYVRFTPITVAAAEGEKPRVSLFRTIWWLHSGELFGLVGKLIVDGIALVLIFLSISGVLYWLFPRISRRVHGELMKWLFSWHNQVGRLTIVLTLMICITGWLLRPPLLLLIASQRVPAVPFSRLDSENAWYDKLRSVRYDEALGDWLLYTSDGFYSLRTLGSVPQRLEVQPPVSVMGLNVQKTAGGDYWLLGSFSGLFIWQRSSGMVIDYHTCRPAVVVQGPPVGSNAVAGFSSDFSVGECVVNYSSGTTRLPMPQWMATLPMSLRAVALEVHTGRLYTFLGSTTVLYIFLIGMGILWCLWTGWKLRVKK; this comes from the coding sequence ATGAAGAAAAAGACATGGTTAAAGCATCACCGATATTTCGGACTGGTGTTGGCATTTTTTATTTTGATGTTTTGTGTGTCAGGGATTGTGCTCAATCATCCCGAGTTGTTTGCGCGGATGGAGCTGAGCAGGGGTGTTTTACCAGACAGCTACCGGTATAAGCAATGGAACAACGGACTGTTGCGCGGAACTGAAAAGTGGCAAGGGAAGGTGCTGGTGTATGGCAACTGCGGCGTGTGGCTGACCGATCGTGCGGCGCGGAGGTTCATCCACTTCAGCAAAGGGATGGAGCAGGGAGCCGACAATCGGAATATCCGCGGACTGGCACTGATGCCCGGCGGAGAGGTTTTTGCCGCCGGAACGTATCAACTCTATCGATTGGGTCGAGGGAATGTGTGGATGCATCAGGAGATGGGCTTGCCCGATGGGGAACGAATCTCGGATGTGACGAGTCATGGTGATAGTTTGATTGTCACTACTCGTTCGAGAATCTATGTGGCCCGTCGGCCTTACGTGCGTTTTACCCCTATCACCGTTGCGGCAGCCGAGGGCGAGAAGCCGCGTGTTTCGCTTTTCCGAACGATTTGGTGGCTGCATAGCGGTGAGCTTTTCGGGTTGGTTGGAAAGCTCATCGTCGATGGCATCGCTCTTGTTCTTATCTTTCTCAGTATTTCGGGTGTGCTTTATTGGTTGTTTCCGCGCATCAGTAGGCGGGTGCATGGAGAACTGATGAAATGGCTTTTCTCGTGGCACAATCAGGTAGGGCGGCTTACGATCGTGCTTACGTTGATGATTTGCATCACGGGATGGCTGTTGCGCCCGCCCTTGTTGCTGCTGATTGCGTCGCAGAGGGTGCCGGCAGTGCCTTTCAGTAGGTTGGACAGCGAGAATGCTTGGTATGACAAATTGCGGTCGGTGCGTTATGATGAAGCATTGGGCGACTGGCTGCTCTATACCTCCGATGGGTTTTATTCGTTGCGCACGCTCGGGTCTGTGCCGCAACGGCTCGAGGTTCAACCGCCCGTCAGCGTGATGGGACTCAATGTTCAGAAAACGGCCGGCGGGGATTACTGGTTGTTGGGTTCGTTCAGCGGACTTTTTATCTGGCAGCGCAGCAGTGGAATGGTCATCGATTATCACACCTGTCGGCCTGCCGTTGTGGTTCAGGGACCTCCGGTGGGGAGTAATGCTGTGGCAGGATTTAGTAGCGATTTTTCTGTTGGCGAGTGCGTGGTGAACTATAGTAGCGGAACTACTCGTCTCCCGATGCCTCAATGGATGGCCACTTTGCCGATGTCGTTGCGCGCGGTTGCTCTCGAGGTGCACACAGGTAGGCTGTATACCTTCCTCGGATCTACCACCGTGTTGTATATTTTCCTCATCGGTATGGGCATACTTTGGTGCTTGTGGACGGGATGGAAGTTGAGAGTAAAAAAGTGA
- a CDS encoding acyltransferase has translation MNSKRISAAAFVDSKPHYHLLDGLRGVAALVVICYHIGEAFATSFLDQVVNHGYLAVDFFFMLSGFVIGYAYDERRETMGIWAFAKRRLIRLHPMVVMGALLGGLTFYAQGCEYWKVSEVSIGLLIFATLLNMLLVPAWSSVEVRGFGEIFPLNGPTWSLFYEYIANALYVLAIRRLSTRWLAGCVFATGGVLFAYALTNEYGYLGAGWTFADNGFWGGLLRVMFAFPAGLLLSRVFKQRRVHGAFWWCALTVVAVTTIPRIGGADHLWANGIYDALCVLLIFPLVVWIGASGQTTDAFSTRLCNFLGDISYPLYIVHYPVIYVYYAWVKNNHLTFCQTLPQALALVFGCIALAWTCLKIYDIPLRRWLQKQ, from the coding sequence ATGAACTCAAAAAGAATTTCAGCAGCGGCTTTTGTCGATTCCAAACCACATTATCACCTATTGGACGGATTGCGCGGCGTAGCTGCTCTCGTCGTCATTTGTTATCATATCGGCGAAGCTTTCGCCACAAGTTTTCTCGACCAAGTAGTCAATCATGGTTATTTGGCTGTAGATTTCTTCTTCATGCTCTCGGGCTTCGTCATCGGTTATGCCTACGACGAACGTCGCGAAACAATGGGAATCTGGGCATTTGCCAAGCGCAGACTCATTCGCTTGCATCCCATGGTGGTGATGGGAGCCCTTCTCGGCGGCTTGACATTCTATGCGCAGGGCTGCGAATATTGGAAAGTCTCAGAGGTTTCCATCGGCCTACTGATCTTCGCCACACTGCTGAACATGTTGCTCGTGCCGGCGTGGAGCAGTGTAGAAGTGCGTGGATTTGGCGAAATCTTCCCATTGAACGGTCCCACGTGGTCGTTGTTCTACGAGTATATAGCCAATGCGTTGTACGTCTTAGCCATTCGTCGACTGTCTACGCGTTGGCTCGCCGGATGCGTCTTTGCCACGGGCGGCGTACTATTTGCTTACGCCCTCACCAATGAATACGGCTATTTGGGAGCTGGATGGACTTTTGCAGACAACGGTTTTTGGGGCGGACTGCTCCGCGTGATGTTTGCCTTCCCGGCAGGTTTGCTACTCTCACGCGTGTTCAAGCAGCGTCGGGTGCACGGTGCCTTTTGGTGGTGCGCTCTGACTGTGGTAGCTGTCACAACGATTCCACGTATCGGCGGAGCCGACCATCTCTGGGCAAACGGCATCTACGACGCTCTCTGCGTACTGCTGATTTTCCCACTTGTGGTGTGGATAGGCGCATCGGGACAAACCACCGATGCCTTTTCTACACGCCTATGCAACTTCCTCGGCGACATCTCCTACCCCCTCTACATCGTTCATTATCCCGTTATCTACGTCTATTATGCATGGGTAAAGAACAACCATCTCACCTTCTGTCAAACCCTTCCGCAGGCTCTCGCCCTCGTGTTCGGCTGCATCGCCTTGGCCTGGACATGTCTCAAGATCTACGATATACCCTTAAGGCGATGGCTACAAAAGCAGTGA
- the thiL gene encoding thiamine-phosphate kinase: protein MTDISTLGEFGLIRHLTSDIQPGNPSTLYGVGDDCAVLHYPQKEVLITTDMLMEGVHFDLTYIDFYHLGYKAAQVNISDIFAMNGTPRQITVSIALSKRFKVEDMEEFYNGLKTACKEWKVDIVGGDTTSSYTGLAISITCIGEVDKEDIVYRNGAHDTDLICVSGDLGAAYMGLQLLEREKSVYYQQVDEARKKNDTRTLEQLKSFQPDFAGKEYLLQRQLRPEARGDIIARLREANVHPTAMMDISDGLSSELLHICRQSNCGCRVYEKSLPIDYQTAVMAEELNLNVTTCAMNGGEDYELLFTVPIGDHAKIEALEGVKLIGHITKPEFGTWLVARDGAEFELTAQGWNPLKQEES from the coding sequence ATGACCGATATTTCAACCCTTGGCGAGTTTGGGCTTATCCGACATCTCACCTCCGACATCCAACCCGGCAACCCATCCACTCTTTACGGTGTGGGTGACGATTGTGCGGTGTTGCACTATCCCCAAAAAGAAGTGCTTATCACGACTGACATGCTGATGGAGGGTGTACACTTCGATCTCACCTATATTGATTTCTATCATCTGGGCTACAAGGCTGCGCAGGTGAACATCAGCGATATCTTTGCTATGAATGGGACGCCGCGGCAGATCACGGTGAGTATTGCTTTGAGCAAGAGATTCAAGGTGGAAGATATGGAGGAATTTTACAACGGACTGAAAACTGCTTGTAAAGAGTGGAAAGTAGATATTGTGGGAGGAGATACGACCTCGTCTTACACTGGACTGGCTATTAGCATTACTTGCATCGGTGAGGTCGACAAAGAGGATATAGTCTATCGGAACGGAGCCCATGATACCGATTTGATTTGTGTCTCCGGCGATCTTGGTGCGGCCTATATGGGACTGCAATTGCTTGAACGCGAAAAATCGGTTTATTATCAACAAGTGGATGAAGCACGGAAGAAGAACGACACTCGTACGCTTGAGCAACTCAAGAGTTTCCAACCCGACTTTGCCGGAAAAGAATATCTCTTGCAACGCCAGCTTCGCCCTGAAGCTCGTGGTGACATCATCGCTCGTTTGCGCGAAGCAAACGTTCATCCCACAGCCATGATGGATATTTCCGACGGACTAAGCAGCGAACTGCTTCACATCTGTCGTCAGAGCAATTGCGGATGTAGAGTATACGAAAAAAGTCTGCCTATCGACTATCAAACCGCCGTGATGGCCGAGGAATTAAACCTCAATGTAACCACCTGTGCCATGAATGGCGGTGAGGATTATGAATTGCTGTTCACCGTCCCAATAGGCGATCACGCAAAAATCGAGGCTTTGGAGGGAGTGAAACTCATCGGGCATATCACCAAACCTGAGTTCGGCACATGGCTTGTTGCACGCGACGGTGCTGAGTTCGAACTGACGGCACAGGGTTGGAATCCATTAAAACAAGAGGAGTCATAG